The genomic interval AACCTCTCCCACTGCTCAAACGCAGCTTGTTGAATTGCCTTGTAGCGAGACAGGTGGTGCCCTCTCTCGCCCGTGGCCGCCATCTTGAGTAGGGCCTGCTCTGCCCACGCCCATTGATCCAGGATTTCCTGCTCAATCTCATCGTCGAGCTGGTCAAACGACTTGGTGACGGCAGAGTGCCCGTATTCTTCCCGGCCCTCGCTCATGCGCTGGTAGGCCAGATTCCTGAACTTCTCCCAGTTGCTCACGCAGTCACCTCTTCGTAGTGTTTTTCGATGTCTGAAACCCGGATGATGGAGGACCGTCCATTGCTGAACTGAACGTCAGCGAAGGGGCCTTCGAGGTAGCGGTCACGCCCACGCGCACCCTCCACAATGTCAAACTTGGTGATTGCAAGGACCACAAGGTCCAGTGAATTCGGGTAGAGTTTGTGCCGCCACCGGCTGTATTTACGCATTGCCATCAGATGCTGCTCCAATCGCTGAATTTTGTTTTCCGTCCATCCCAGTGGAGGGGGATGGTGCGGCACTCGCCGTCACGGTTCTTCAAAACAATCAGCTCCGCCTTGTGTGGATTCTCCGCGTGATCGTTGTAGTAAGCCTCCCGGTAGAGCCCCATCACAATGTCCGCGTCCTGTTCGAGGGCACCGGATTCGCGCAGGTCGGAGAGCATGGGCCGCTTGTCTGTGCGTTCCTCGCACTTGCGCGAGAGCTGGCAAAGCGCCAGAACCGGCCAGCCGATGTCCTTGGCCAGCGCCTTCATGGCTGCTGAGATTTCGGTCAGGTCGTGGTTGCGGTTCTGCCCCTTGGCATCGGCCACCGCGATGTTCAGGTGGTCCACCACGATGAGGCCCATTTCCGCCTTGCTCTTGCGCCGAACCTGCCGGGCAATGCTGCGGATGTAGGCCGGGCGCTGGGCGCCTGAGTCTTCGATGTAGAGGGGCAGGTCCATGAACGCGGTGGACGCTTCCGTCACCTTGTCGGCATCAAGGGGCTGGCCGTGATCGTCCTGGTCCCTGCGAAGATGCGAAATGGGAATATCCGAGAGCAGGCTCAGCGCGCGGGTGAACAGCTTCTCGGCGCTCATTTCCAGCGAGGCGATAAAGCCGGGGAAACCCGCCTTCGCAGCGTTCAGGGCAATCTCAAGGGCCAGTGACGTTTTGCCCATTGAGGGGCGGGCAGCAAGGATCGCGTAGTCCTGCGGCTTCAGGCCAGCCAGCAGGGAATCCACATCCCAGAGGCCCGTGGGCACGCCTGAAACGTGACCGGCCTTGTAGGCGGCCTGCTCAGCCTCCAATGCGCGAAGGCCACGCGGGGCGAGCTGGTCAGCCCTGACAAGCCTGGTAGCCGTGCGGTCGCCCATGCCGATCTTCGAGACGATGCCCATGGCAGCGTCCATATCGCGCTCGTAGGCTTTCTCCATGGCGTCCTGCGCGGCGGTAATCAGGGCACGGGCCTCCGATGCCTTCAGGACTTCCTTCGCCCCCCAGTGGATTCGATTGGCGAATGGGACCACGCTCATGGCCTGCCGGATTGGCTCGTCGTGTTCGTGGCCGCCAAGCTCTGTGGCCAGTGTTACCGGGTCAATCGGCTCGTTCTTGGCGGAGAGCGCCTGCATGGCCGCAAAGATTTCCCGGTGGTTGGGGCGGTAGAAATCGGCAGGGGTCAGGGTGGCCGC from Chrysiogenia bacterium carries:
- a CDS encoding replicative DNA helicase; this translates as MRVAPQNIEAEMTVLGAILLDNERIDDAATLTPADFYRPNHREIFAAMQALSAKNEPIDPVTLATELGGHEHDEPIRQAMSVVPFANRIHWGAKEVLKASEARALITAAQDAMEKAYERDMDAAMGIVSKIGMGDRTATRLVRADQLAPRGLRALEAEQAAYKAGHVSGVPTGLWDVDSLLAGLKPQDYAILAARPSMGKTSLALEIALNAAKAGFPGFIASLEMSAEKLFTRALSLLSDIPISHLRRDQDDHGQPLDADKVTEASTAFMDLPLYIEDSGAQRPAYIRSIARQVRRKSKAEMGLIVVDHLNIAVADAKGQNRNHDLTEISAAMKALAKDIGWPVLALCQLSRKCEERTDKRPMLSDLRESGALEQDADIVMGLYREAYYNDHAENPHKAELIVLKNRDGECRTIPLHWDGRKTKFSDWSSI